The DNA window TCGGAGAAAGAGGCCCAAACGGGTCGGCGGGTTCACCGGAAAACGCAGATCCGGCAGCAGGGACGCTTGTTCTGGAGATCTGGTTCTGTAACAAGCGAGCGGCTGCGGTTATACTCTTTTAGAAAGGACTACGCGGCCGGCCATGACAGTTGTAACAAGTGTTTCTGACTTCAGAAAACGTCTTGTCGATAGCACGCTGATGAAAGCGGAGCAGGTCGATCGTTTTCTGCAGAAGCTGCCGCCGCAAAGCCAGCCGGAAAGTGGAAATCGCCTGGGCCGCCTGCTGGTCAAAAGCGATCTGCTGACAGCCTACCAGGTGGAGCAGCTGTTGCTGCCCGACGGACGTCGCCTGGTGCTGGGAAACGTGGTTCTGCAGCAACCTCTGGCCAGCGGAGGGATGGGCGAAGTTTTCCGCGGCTATCACCGCCGGATGAAGCGGAACGCGGTCGTGAAAATGCTGCATGCCTCCGTCGGCGATGAGGCGGCCCAAAGGCGGTTTGAACGCGAGATCCAGGCGGCCGCGCGGCTCTCTCATCCCCATATTATCACCACCTTTGACGCCGACCAGATCGATGGCGCCTGGTACATGGTGATGGAATATGTCGAAGGCGTGGATCTGGCGACGCTGGTCGTCCGCTCGGGTCCCTTGCCTGTCGCCGCGGCGATCAGCTATGTCATGCAGGCGGCCCGCGGACTGGGTTACGCCCACAGCAAAGGGGTCATCCACCGCGATGTGAAGCCGAGCAACATTCTGGTCGACTCCAGCGGCGTGGTGAAGGTTTTCGACCTGGGGCTGGCCCGCTTTGAAGAAGGCCGCCGTCCCCAGGCCGACGAAAGCCTGACTGGCGAGCAGCAGATCGTCGGCACCGTGGAATACATGGCGCCGGAACAGGCTCGCGGGGGGAATATTGATCGCCGGTGCGACATTTACGGCCTCGGCTGCACTCTGCATCGCCTGTTGACCGGTTCCCCTCCCTATGTGGGAAGCGAGCTGATGCAAGTCCTGGTCGGCGACGTCGACCTGCCTTTTCCTGCTCTTCACGACATACGACCGGACTGCCCGCTGGAGCTGGAGACTGTTTTCCAGCGGATGATCGCCCGGCGCCCCGCTGACCGTTACCGGTCAATGAAAGAGGTGCTGACGGCGCTCAAGCCGATTGCCGCGGTGGTAGGCGTGAGCCCGCAGCCCCCTAAATTTTCGTTAGCCTCGCTTGCCGAGACTCAACCGATTCTTACTCCCGACCCCGATTCTCCTATGTCGTCGCCGGACCAGCCCACCGCCTGGGATCTTTCGCCCACCCTATCGCCAAACGCCCGCGCCCCCGAACTGGCGATTGGGATCGACCTGGGCACAACCCACTCCGCCCTGGCGTACCTCGATGAACATGGACGCCCGCAAACCGCCAACAACATGGAAGGGGACAAAACCACGCCCAGCGCCGTGTTCTTTGACGGGCCCGATGTGATTGTCGGTAAAGAGGCCGTCAAAGCGATGGGGGTCGACGCCTTGAATGTGGCGGAAACCTCAAAACGCGATCTGGGCTTCCAGTTTTATCACAAGCCGCTGGCCGGTCGGGAATTTCCGCCGCAAGCGCTGGAAGCCTGGATTCTGAACAAGCTGCGCGTCGACGCCGAGCGCACGCTGGGGCCGCTGCAGAAGGCCGTGATTACGGTGCCTGCGTACTTCGACGAGGTTCGCCGCAAAGCGACGCAGGACGCCGGTTACATCGCGGGCTTTGAGGTGCTCGACATCATCAATGAGCCGACAGCCGCCGCCCTGGCGTTCGGCTTTCGGCAGGGATATTTCGAGAAACAGGTCGGCGAAGGCGCCAGGAACATTCTCGTTTACGACCTGGGCGGCGGCACGTTCGATGTCACGGTGATGGAAATCGACGGCAACCGCTTCAAAGCACTCGCCACCGATGGCGACTGGCTGCTGGGCGGACGTGACTGGGACCAGCGCCTGATCGACTTCGTCGCTGAGGAGTTCATCAGGGCCCACGGACTGGATCCCCGCACCGACCCGAACGTCCACGGCATGCTGTGGCGGGAGTGCGAGGACGCCAAACGTACCCTGACGGCCCGGCAAAAAGCGATGGTCACAGTTTCCCATGCGGGACGTAACCATCGGGTCGAAGTCTCGCGAAAGGTCTTTCAAGAGGTCACCCAGGACCTGCTCGATCGCACGCTGTTCACGACCCGGCAGACCCTGCAGGCGGCAAACCTGGAATGGCCGGATCTCGATCGCGTCCTGCTGGTGGGCGGTTCCACCCGGATGCCGGCCGTGGTCGAAGCGCTGCGTAAAATGTCCGGCAAGGAGCCCGACTGCAGCATCTCTCCCGATGAAGCGGTCGCTCATGGCGCGGCCCTGTACGCCGGGTTGATCCTCAGCGAGCAATCGGGCCGCAAGCCGCAGTTCCTGGTGCAGAATGTCAACTCGCACAGCCTGGGCGTGATCGCCACTAACCAGCAAACGGGTCGCCGGCAAACGTCGGTCATGATTCCACGGAACACCCCGCTGCCGGTCACCGCCACGCAGAATTTCACAACCAGCCGCGACAACCAGAAATCCATTCATGTGCAAATCGTCGAAGGCGAAAGCAAGTCGCCCGAGGACTGCTATCCCCTGGGCGCCTGCACGCTGAGAAACTTGCCGCCCAACCTGCCGGCGCAAACGCGAATCGCCGTCCGTTTCCATTACGAAACAAACGGCCGCCTGGAAGTCACCGTGAAAGTCGACGGCGTTGACAACCCGCTTAAGCAGGAAATCACCCGCTCCACCGCGATGACGTCGGAACAGATCGATAGCTGGCGGCAATTTATTTCCGGTCGCGGGCCCGGCCCTGGCGCCGCCACCACCACCAAACCGACCTGACCGGCGTTTCTGCAGGCGGGCGGTCGCTGCCGGAAATACCAATTCTCGAGAAAAAGCCAGTTTTACCGGCCAAACAGATCCGCCCCGCCCCCTGGCGCCAGGCTACACTAGTAAAGAAAAGGCAGCACCCAAACATCAACGACAGGAGGTTTTCGTGACCGCCATGCAACGAGCCCTCGGTGCGATCGCATTCCTCGCTCTCGCCATCGCCAGTCTGACCGTAGCGTCGGCCCGCACCTGGACCGATGCGACCGGCAAGTTCCGCATGGAGGCTGAACTGGTCTCCGCCAACGACAGCCAGGTCGTCTTGAAAACGACCGACGGACGGGAGCTTACGGTGCCGCTGGCCCAGCTCAGCCGGAACGATCGCGTCTATCTGGCTCGCATCAAGGCGGCCGGAACCGACGCCCCGACGGAACCGACGGAACCGACGGGCAGCGACTCCGCAACGGATTCCCCCAACGCCATTCCCATGGGAACGCCCGGCCAGAATCCTGCCCCAGGCCAGTCGAACGAGGACGCCAACGGCCCGCAGTACGGCGAGCCGGTGACGCTTACCATCGTCAAAGGAGTGCGTATCACCACCCCCGGCGGGGCGCGGGGCGTTACCGCCACCTTCCCGATTCCCGCGACCTGGCCGGAGCAGGCGGTTGAGGAGCTGCAGACCGATCACCCTGCCAGCGTGCAGCGGGCCGGCACGCGCGATCTGCCAGGCGGGTCGCAACAGATCGTGCTGAGCATCCCCCTGATGAAAGCAGGCGAGGTGGCCGAGGTCGCCAATACCTACCGCGTGCAACGTCGCCCGATCGAGCCGCCGGCCGATACCAGCCGCCTGCAGCGTCCGCCGCGTCCGGTGGGCGAGTTACGCCAGTACCTGGGAGCCAGCCCCGGCATTCAAACAGCGAATACCCGCTTTCGAAAAACGGCCGAAGAAATCGCCGCCGGCGAAGTCGAAGGCTGGGCCCTGGTAAAAAAGACGTTCGACTGGGTGCGCGCCAATATGAAGTATGTCGGCGGGGAACTCCGCGGCGCGCTCTGGGCGGCCGAACACGGCCAGGGGGATTGCGAGGAGTACACCTCGCTGTTCATCGCCCTTTCGCGAGCGAACGGCGTTCCCGCCCGCGCGGTCTGGGTGCCCGGTCATTGCTATGCCGAATTTTACCTGGAAGATGCATCGGGCCGCGGCTGGTGGTTCCCGTGCGACGCCCTGCAGGAGAACGAACCCGGGCGGCTGAGACGGACCTTGCCGATCCTGCAGAAAGGGGACAGCTTCGAAGTGCCCGAGCTGCGCGGCAAGCAGCGTTACCTGTCGGAATCTTTGACCGCCCGCGACGTCGGCCGCGGCGCCCCGCCCCAGCTGGAAGCCATTCTGCGTAACGCGGACGCGGCGCCTTAACGGTCTGTCCCCGCAATCAATTTTACCGGCGGCGGCAAGCGATCGGCAGGGCCTCCGTTCCGGTTTGCCCTGGCGGGAAAGTCAGCCAGGGCGTTCCCTTGCATTCGTTGCAATCGTTACCACTCCTCTCGGGGGAGCCGGATCGTTTGGTCGCCAGGGTTGATTTTCTATTCGGTCGGGTGGAAACTAGAAGAACCGCCGGCGATGGTGCGGCGGCGCATCTCCCTTCCTGCCTTCATTTCGATCCTGCCAGCAACGATCCTTCCGCGCGATCCGCTTGAACGCCCTGGTCAGGGGCCATTCGAGCCGAATCGCCGAGACCGCCTGGCGCCGAGGTCCTCCTTCTTATGTCGATTCCGCTTTCATCTGCTGAAGTGCTCCAGCGAGAGTTCTTTGAAATGCGCGCCAAGCTGCTGGAGCTGGCTGCTTCCTTTGACCGGCTGGACCGCGCCGACGGCGAGGTGAAGGGCGACCCGCGCATGGCCCAAATTGAAGAAGCCCTGCGCGTGCTGCTGGATCAAAAACCGGATCGGGCCGAGCAGATCCAGCTGCTGTTTTCCCTGCCCTACGACGACGCCTGGCAGAAGGAATTCGCCATGCCCACGGCTCGATAGCCCGCCGCCGTTTGCATTTTCTTCTCTCCTCCTTTGAAGGCGGAAATTCATGGATTACTTTGACCCGCATATCCATATGGTGTCGCGCACGACCGACGACTACGAAACCCTGGCGCGCATGGGCTGCGTCGGCGTTTCAGAACCGGCGTTCTGGGCGGGCTTTGATCGCGGCAGCGTGGAGAGTTTCCGGGACTACTTCCGCCAGCTGACCGACTTTGAAGCAAAGCGGGCGGCCCAGTTTGGCATCCAGCACTATACCTGGCTGTGCATCAACGCCAAAGAGGCGGAAAACGTTGAGCTGTCGCGGGAGGTCATCGCCATGATTCCCGAATTCCTCGACTGCCCCGGCGTGCTGGGCATCGGCGAGATCGGCCTCAACAAAAACACCAAGAACGAAGCGACCATCTTTGTCGAGCACCTGGAACTGGCCGTCAAATACGACCAGCAGATCCTCATCCATACGCCCCACCTGGCAGACAAATACCAGGGCACCCGGATGATCCTTGACATGCTCTGCGACGACAGCCGGCTCGACCACAGCCGGGTGCTGGTCGACCATGTCGAAGAGCACACGGTTCGCCATGTGCTCGAAGAAGGCTTCTGGGCCGGCATGACGCTCTATCCCGTCACCAAATGCACGCCGGCCCGGGCGGTCGACATCATTGAAATGTACGGACCCGAGCGGTTAATGGCCAACTCGGCCGGCGACTGGGGCCCCTCCAAGCCGACCGCCGTCCCCGATCTGATCGTGGAGATGCGGCGTCGCGGCCATCCCGAAAGCCTGATCCGCAAGGTGGTTTACGAGAACCCTCTCGAGTTCTTCCGCCAGAGCCAGGGCTTCCAGTTTACCCCTCGCGACGCCGAACAGACGCGCGTCTAAAGGTTCAGAGATTCAGCGATCCCGTAGCGGACCTGGCAACGCCAGACAGTGAACTGGCGGGATCGACGTCAGCTGCGGCAACCATGCGTCGACATAGCCCCGGTCAGCCAGTTCCTGGAGCGACGCTCGCTCCCCGGGCGGCGGCGTCGCTTTCAGCAACCAACAGGCGTCGGCGTCCAGCACGCCGGCAAGGCGGGCTGCGATCGAATCGCTCGTCACCCGCCAGTCGCACGGCAGCGGTCGCGGCGGCTGATGCGGCTCCTCGGTCTGCAGCCAACGGCAAGGGTCAAAAATCACGGCCTGTGATCGCCCCGACTCCCCCAGGAAACGCAGGTCGGCCGACTCCGTTAACTGCGGCAATTCCGGCAGCAGCGCCCGCAGCACCTGGGCGGATGTCGACAGCAGGCCGATGCACAGGGCATGCGAGACGGCCTGTCCCAGTGCCTGGCGTTCATCATAAAAGCGGATCGCATCGGCCAGCTGGCCTCCACCCGCGATCAGCACGGTGCTGCCCGGCAAGGTCCTGAGCCAGGAAGCCAGCCGCGGCCCCAGTTTCGCAGCAGCCAGCAAGCTGCCGCCGACTTTGACGACCCGCAGCGGCGACTGCGGTCGGGCGTCGGGCGTCACGCATTTCCCCCTTCGCCGGCCAGCACCGCCAGGGCATGCGCTGTGGCGCAGCGGGAAACGAGCCAGCCCAGCTCACGGGTCAGGGAGACATAGCGAACCGGCAGCTCCAGTTTCTCCAGCGCCTTTCGAGCCAGAAACTCGCCATGGCCGGAAAGGATGATCGTTTCCGGCGGTTTCGGCATGCCCGAGATCACCTGCCTGGCGGCGGCGACAAGGGCATCGACCTGGGTCTGCATCACGGCCTGCGCGATCACGGCCGCATCGCGGTGGTTGAACTGGCTGTCGTCGGCGCAAACCATACGTCCCAGGCGGCGCCGGGCAGCGGCTTTGGTCGCGGGACGATGGTCGGCCGTTCGCAGATCGCCGGTTGATTCCGGCAGTACGCCCAGCAACAGGTAAGCGTCCCGGGTAGTGGCGAAAAACTCTTGCGCCACCGGGCACTTCTTGCCGCGGTAAACAGTCTCTTTCAGGACGGCGCAAACAGGGCTGCGTTCGATGCCCGTATAGACCAGCTCGCCACATACCAGACGGTCCGTATCCGTCAGGCCATGCGGGGCCGGATCGCCATGCCGCAGCGCGACCAGGTCGCAGGTGGTGGAACCGACATCGACCGCCAGCGAAGGACCGATCGGGGCGCAGCGGCCCACATAGGTCGTCAAGGCGCGCCAATTGGCGGCGGCCGCCGACAGGGGATTGGAGCGGGCCGCCTGGGGCGTCACCATTTTTCCGCTGGTGAGAAACACGCGCGTATGGCGTCCGTCGGCCGCGCCTTCCACCGCCGTCAGGATATGCTCGACGCCTTCGGTTTTGGTGTCAAAGCAGTCGGCCAGTTCGCCCGTCATGGCGACAATCAGACGATCCGACGGAGGCGCTTCGCTGATTGCCGTGCGTAGCTCCTGCTCCAGTAGCTCGGGCGTTTGCCATAAAGCGAAAGCCCGGGAAACAGCGTAACCGCGCCCGTCGGCCAGTTTGATGTTGGCCCCACCAATGTCCAAGCCCAACCAGTTCATATGCAGTCACCCGGCGATTTTCCCCTGGCAGTTTCGCCCCGGCTAACGGCCGACTCGATACAGGATTTGTGAATTTTTTAACCTTAACAGTACCGATTCCCCTTGGGCAGTCCCCATCATACAAGCGGCCGTATTCGAGATCTGCCGCAACGCTGCATACGAGGTCGTCAGTCGCGGATTTGCTTCAACGACCGTATCGGCCGTCCCCGCAGGATCGTTCCCCAGCACCAGGTCGAAGCCCGCATACCCCGTCAATGGCGGCAACGCGCGGAGCGCCGCCCTTACCAGCCGCTGGGCCCGTTCCTGCAACGAAGCTGCCAGCGGGCCAGCCGCTCCTTGATAGACGAAGTCGCCGGCCGAAAGCAGCTGCTCAAACGCCGGCAACAGAACGGGCGGACGATCCCCGCCCCCCAGCACCGCCAGGCTGGCCGCCATCCCCGGCGCAAACGCCTGTACCAGCAGCTGCTCCTGCTCCGCCGCGTCCGTCGTCGCCAGCAGATGCTCCAGGTCGCCCCGCTCCTGCAGCAATCGCAACCCTTGCGACCCGGCGCCGGCCCGCGGTTTGAGGATCGCCGGAAAGAACAGCCGCTTGCCCGCCGCCGCGGCATCGGCCAGCAAAAACGTGGCCGGCGTGGGCGCTCCGGCCGCTTCCAGCAGGCTGGCAAATCGCAGCTTGTCGGACGTCGCGGTGATGAAGGCTTCGCCCGGACTCAGCAAACGTACGCCAGCCTGCAGGGCCCAGCGGCAACGACGCAGCAGAATCTGATCGAACTCAGGAGCAATCAGCAGGGCTGCGTCGCAGCGTTTCGCGACCCGCGAAAAGGCCAGCTCTTCCGCGACCCGGCTGTCAACAGACGTCAGCTCGCCCAGGTGTCGGAAGTGCGGCAAGCGAACATCGCGCAAGAGATACGTTTGATGCCCGAGAGCGGTAAGATCTTCGGCGACGGCCGCCGCCATCGCGGAGCCTTCTGCCAGCAGCGAACCGGTCGGCGGTTCGCTTGACTGCTCAAACCAGCCTCCGCCGGTGACGTACTCATAAACAAAAACGCGCACCGCAGGACTCGCTTTCCAGCCAGACGGTCAGTCGTTTTCGTACTGCGCATGAAAGCCGTGTGTTTTCAGCCGGATGCGCACCAGCCCCTGGTCCACGGTGATGTAGAGCATATTACTCTCTTCTCCCAGGCCGAACTCCACATTGCTGGGCAATCCGACGACCGGCTTTTCCGGCGTGGGACGCTGGTTAGCGGGCCCGGTCGGAATGTAGCCGATCTCTTTCCCTTCGGGATTGATAACCATCACCCCCGGCAGCGATTCATCGCGAACACTCAAGTAGATATTGCCGTCGCGATCCACCGTCATGCCGTCGCAGCCGAACTGGTCGCCAAAATCCACCAGCCGCCGCTTCGGTCCCGCGATTAGCCCCTGATCGTCCAGGGGATAAGCGACGATCTCCTGCACGCCCAGCGGCGGCCGTGGTTTGGTCGGGTCGATCCGATCCGTCCCGTTATCCAGGTCCGAAACGATCAACGTTTTTCCGTCGGGAGCGATGGCCAGGCCGTTCGGTTTGGCAATGTCCTTCGTCAGCTCCATCACCGTACCATCGGTGTCGATCCGATACACCGAACGACGCGTCAGCTCCCGTTCTTCGTCGCCCACGTAACGCGGATCGCTGAAGTAGATCCGGCCCGCCTTGTCCAGGCAGATATCGTTTGGCGAGTTGAACCGCTTCCCGTCAAAACGATCGGCAACCACCGTCCGTTTCTTCGTCCGCGTATCCCACCGCACGATGCGCCGTCCGCCATGGTCGGCCCCCTCGCAAGCGACCAGCTTGCCTTGCCGGTCGAAGACCAGGCCGTTTGACTTGCCCGAATTGGCGACGAACACGGTCGTTTGTTTCGTCTGCGGGTTGAATCGCAGAATCATGCCCGAATCGTTGCCGAAGGGAATATCGCTGAAATAGATCGAGCCATCCGGCGCCACGGCCGGACCTTCAGTCAAGCCGCCTCGAATGCCGGCGGTACGGGTGAACAGCGGCTCTAGCCTGGAGTCGGGCGAAACAATGGCGTCGCCTTCAGGGGGAGGAACTTCCGCCGCCTGGGCAAGTACCGCGAAACAGAGCAGGCCGACTCCAGCAAAAAAACGCATCGCAAGCTCCTCAAGTAGAACTAACTGAACAGGCAGGAGCCGCTACGGCCCCGGCGAATGTTGCTGGGCGCGATTGCCCTATACTTGTCGCAATCTGGCCCATCCCGCAAGCGGCCGCCTGCTTGCGGGATAAACGTTTCATCACTCCCAGCTTGTTTAATACTGGTTCTGAGCACTCCGGTCGCCGAAGCCGGCGTCGCCGCCAAACGACTGCCGCACCGTACGTGCTTTGACTTCGTCGTGCAAGCGACGGATCGCCTCGTCGACGCTCATCGCTCCCAGATCGCCGTCAATACGATCCCGCACCGAGACAGTCCCGGCTTCCTGGTCCCGCGGTCCGACGACAAACATATAAGGCGTTAAATCGATCTGGGCGTCGCGAATCTTGGCGCCAAGTTTTTCCGACCGGTAGTCGCCCGTCGCTCGCAGTCCAGTCGCCCGGGCCGTGCGTTCGATCGACAGGGCGTAGTCCGATGACTTCTCGCTGACCGGCAGCACGCGGACCTGTTCCGGCGCCAGCCACAGCGGGAACGCTCCGGCAAAGTGTTCAATCAGCACGCCAATGAACCGCTCCATCGAACCCAAAGGCGCGCGGTGAATCATCACCGGCTGATGCCGGGAGTTATCGGCTCCGATGTATTCCAGGTCAAAGCGTTCCTTGCTGGGCAGGTTATAGTCCAGTTGCACCGTGCCCAGTTGCCATTCGCGGCCGAGACAGTCCGTGACCACGAAGTCGGCTTTCGGCCCGTAGAAGGCTGCTTCCCCTTCTTCGGCTTCGGCCGTGATCCCCAGGCTGCGGCAGACTTCGACAATGGCGTCCTGGGCGCGTTCCCAGTTCTCTTCATTGCCGACGTACTTGTCGCTTTTGGGATCGCGGAAACCCAGACGCACGCGGTAATCCTTCAGGCCCAGCGTATCCAGCACAAACTGGGTCATTTCCAGACAGGCCCGGAACTCGCTGGCGACCTGGTCGTCGGTGCAGAAAATATGGGCGTCGTCCTGGGTGAAACCGCGGACGCGGGTCATGCCGGAGATTTCGCCCGACTGTTCGTAGCGATACACGGTGCCAAACTCCGCCAGCCGCAAGGGCAGGTCGCGGTAGCTGCGCGGTTTGGCCTTGTAGATCATGGTGTGATGCGGGCAGTTCATCGGCTTGAGCAGATACCGTTCGTCTTCGCTCATAACGATTGGCGTGAACTGGCTGTCGCTGTAGTAGGGGAAGTGGCCCGAGGTTTCGTACAGCTCGACCCGGCCAATGTTGGGCGTATAGACGGGCTCGTAACCGCGGCGATCCAGCTCGTCCTTGACGAACGTTTCCAGCGTGCTGCGAATCCGGGCGCCTTTGGGCTGCCACAGAATCAGGCCGGAACCAACCAGCGGGCTGATGGTGAACAGATCGAGCTTTTTCCCCAGCACGCGGTGATCGCGTTTTTTGGCCTCTTCAATCCGCTGCAGATGTTCTTCCAGATCTTTGTCATTAAAGAACGCGGTCGCGTACAACCGCTGCAGCTGGGCGCGGGACTGGTCCCCTTTCCAGTAGGCTCCGGCCACCGATAGCAACTTGAAGGCGCCAATGGCGGCGGCGCTGGGAATATGGGGCCCGCGACAAAGATCGATAAACTCGCCCTGGCGATAGAAGCTGACCGTGTCATGTTCGGCCAGGCCTTCTTCGATATGTTCGACCTTGTACTTTTGATCCAGGCCGCGGCAAATTTTCAGAGCTTCGGCCGACTCGGCTTCCGAGCGGACGAAGGGTTCGTCCTCGGCGATGATCTTCCGCATTTCTGCTTCGATCGCCGGGAAGTCGTCCTCGCTGAGGGAATGCTCCAGCCCAAAGTCGTAGTAAAAGCCGCCTTCGATGGTCGGCCCGAACGCCAGCTGCACCCCTTCAAACAGCCGCATCACGGCCCGCGCCATAATATGGGCGCAGCTATGCCGCATGACGCCCAGCGCCTCGGGGTTTTTGTCGGTGAACAGCTTCAGGGCGACTTCGCCCGATCTGGGCAAGGGATAGTCGAGCCCGACGATCGTGCCATCGACTTCCGCGGCCAGGGCCGCTTTTGCCAGTCGCGGGCCGATCGTGGCGGCGACATCGGCGGGGGTCACTGACTCGGCAAACTCTTTGACGCTTCCATCAGGCAAAGTGACGTTGAGCATTGGATCCATCAATTTCTCGGAGAATTATGGGGGAACGGACGTCTGCACAAACGACGTCTTCACACATCCACCCACAAGCGGCGCCGCGGTTTCCCCGCAACGGAGTCAAGTATAGGCGCAACCAGGCGCCCAACAAAAGGACACTTTCGCGGCAACCGGGGTTCGGCGGAACCCTTCGCTCCGCGTCCCGGTCGCCTGGCCCGGTCCGGCCGGAAGGCGCTGGGGATTTTCTCCCCCCCTTAACTGGCCTCCAGGGCGACGATCGGCTATCATCCTCAAAGGTAGATCGGATGGGTACTCGACCGCATCCCCGCCTGCGACCTCAGGTTAAGGAACTCCCTGCGATGGAAGGTCTCGTTTTACTCGCCGTTATCGGCGGCGTTCTGGGTTTTGGCTTGTTGATGCTGGCAATCGTTTTTATGCGATACGGCGCCAAATGGTTCCAGGCATTCATGTCAGGCGCCGATGTCAGCATGTGGAGCCTGGTCGGCATGGATTTTCGCCAGGTGGATATTGCGACCATGTTGGCGACCAAAATTAAAGCAGCCCAGGCCGGCCTGGATATCAGCCACGGCGGCGTCAGCACGACCCGCCTGGAAGCCCATTACCTGGCCGGCGGCAGCGTGGTGAATGTGGTGCAGGCGATCATCGCCGCCCATCGCGCCGGTATCGACCTGGACTTCGACCGGGCGGCCGCGATTGACCTCGCCGGTCGCGATGTGGTCGACGCCGTGCGAACCAGCGTGCTACCCAAAGTGATCGACTGCCCCGATCCCCGTCGCAGCGGCAAAACGACCCTCAGCGCCATCGCACGTAACGGCGTGGAACTACGCGTGCGAGCCCGGGTGACGGTTCGCACCAACCTGGAACAGTTGATCGGCGGAGCCACCGAAGAGACGATCATCGCCCGCGTGGGCGAGAGTATCATTTCCTCGATCGGTTCGTCCGACACCCACCTGCAGGTGCTGGAAAATCCCGACCGCATCTCCAAGGCGGTGCTCGCCCGTGGACTCGACGCCCATACGGCGTTCCAGATCGTGTCGATCGACATCGCAGATATCGACGTGGGCGAGAACATCGGCGCCCGA is part of the Lignipirellula cremea genome and encodes:
- a CDS encoding Hsp70 family protein; amino-acid sequence: MTVVTSVSDFRKRLVDSTLMKAEQVDRFLQKLPPQSQPESGNRLGRLLVKSDLLTAYQVEQLLLPDGRRLVLGNVVLQQPLASGGMGEVFRGYHRRMKRNAVVKMLHASVGDEAAQRRFEREIQAAARLSHPHIITTFDADQIDGAWYMVMEYVEGVDLATLVVRSGPLPVAAAISYVMQAARGLGYAHSKGVIHRDVKPSNILVDSSGVVKVFDLGLARFEEGRRPQADESLTGEQQIVGTVEYMAPEQARGGNIDRRCDIYGLGCTLHRLLTGSPPYVGSELMQVLVGDVDLPFPALHDIRPDCPLELETVFQRMIARRPADRYRSMKEVLTALKPIAAVVGVSPQPPKFSLASLAETQPILTPDPDSPMSSPDQPTAWDLSPTLSPNARAPELAIGIDLGTTHSALAYLDEHGRPQTANNMEGDKTTPSAVFFDGPDVIVGKEAVKAMGVDALNVAETSKRDLGFQFYHKPLAGREFPPQALEAWILNKLRVDAERTLGPLQKAVITVPAYFDEVRRKATQDAGYIAGFEVLDIINEPTAAALAFGFRQGYFEKQVGEGARNILVYDLGGGTFDVTVMEIDGNRFKALATDGDWLLGGRDWDQRLIDFVAEEFIRAHGLDPRTDPNVHGMLWRECEDAKRTLTARQKAMVTVSHAGRNHRVEVSRKVFQEVTQDLLDRTLFTTRQTLQAANLEWPDLDRVLLVGGSTRMPAVVEALRKMSGKEPDCSISPDEAVAHGAALYAGLILSEQSGRKPQFLVQNVNSHSLGVIATNQQTGRRQTSVMIPRNTPLPVTATQNFTTSRDNQKSIHVQIVEGESKSPEDCYPLGACTLRNLPPNLPAQTRIAVRFHYETNGRLEVTVKVDGVDNPLKQEITRSTAMTSEQIDSWRQFISGRGPGPGAATTTKPT
- a CDS encoding ATP-grasp domain-containing protein; this encodes MRVFVYEYVTGGGWFEQSSEPPTGSLLAEGSAMAAAVAEDLTALGHQTYLLRDVRLPHFRHLGELTSVDSRVAEELAFSRVAKRCDAALLIAPEFDQILLRRCRWALQAGVRLLSPGEAFITATSDKLRFASLLEAAGAPTPATFLLADAAAAGKRLFFPAILKPRAGAGSQGLRLLQERGDLEHLLATTDAAEQEQLLVQAFAPGMAASLAVLGGGDRPPVLLPAFEQLLSAGDFVYQGAAGPLAASLQERAQRLVRAALRALPPLTGYAGFDLVLGNDPAGTADTVVEANPRLTTSYAALRQISNTAACMMGTAQGESVLLRLKNSQILYRVGR
- a CDS encoding TatD family hydrolase, with product MDYFDPHIHMVSRTTDDYETLARMGCVGVSEPAFWAGFDRGSVESFRDYFRQLTDFEAKRAAQFGIQHYTWLCINAKEAENVELSREVIAMIPEFLDCPGVLGIGEIGLNKNTKNEATIFVEHLELAVKYDQQILIHTPHLADKYQGTRMILDMLCDDSRLDHSRVLVDHVEEHTVRHVLEEGFWAGMTLYPVTKCTPARAVDIIEMYGPERLMANSAGDWGPSKPTAVPDLIVEMRRRGHPESLIRKVVYENPLEFFRQSQGFQFTPRDAEQTRV
- a CDS encoding SMP-30/gluconolactonase/LRE family protein — translated: MRFFAGVGLLCFAVLAQAAEVPPPEGDAIVSPDSRLEPLFTRTAGIRGGLTEGPAVAPDGSIYFSDIPFGNDSGMILRFNPQTKQTTVFVANSGKSNGLVFDRQGKLVACEGADHGGRRIVRWDTRTKKRTVVADRFDGKRFNSPNDICLDKAGRIYFSDPRYVGDEERELTRRSVYRIDTDGTVMELTKDIAKPNGLAIAPDGKTLIVSDLDNGTDRIDPTKPRPPLGVQEIVAYPLDDQGLIAGPKRRLVDFGDQFGCDGMTVDRDGNIYLSVRDESLPGVMVINPEGKEIGYIPTGPANQRPTPEKPVVGLPSNVEFGLGEESNMLYITVDQGLVRIRLKTHGFHAQYEND
- a CDS encoding hydantoinase/oxoprolinase family protein, with protein sequence MNWLGLDIGGANIKLADGRGYAVSRAFALWQTPELLEQELRTAISEAPPSDRLIVAMTGELADCFDTKTEGVEHILTAVEGAADGRHTRVFLTSGKMVTPQAARSNPLSAAAANWRALTTYVGRCAPIGPSLAVDVGSTTCDLVALRHGDPAPHGLTDTDRLVCGELVYTGIERSPVCAVLKETVYRGKKCPVAQEFFATTRDAYLLLGVLPESTGDLRTADHRPATKAAARRRLGRMVCADDSQFNHRDAAVIAQAVMQTQVDALVAAARQVISGMPKPPETIILSGHGEFLARKALEKLELPVRYVSLTRELGWLVSRCATAHALAVLAGEGGNA
- a CDS encoding amino acid kinase family protein, which encodes MTPDARPQSPLRVVKVGGSLLAAAKLGPRLASWLRTLPGSTVLIAGGGQLADAIRFYDERQALGQAVSHALCIGLLSTSAQVLRALLPELPQLTESADLRFLGESGRSQAVIFDPCRWLQTEEPHQPPRPLPCDWRVTSDSIAARLAGVLDADACWLLKATPPPGERASLQELADRGYVDAWLPQLTSIPPVHCLALPGPLRDR
- a CDS encoding transglutaminase domain-containing protein, with the translated sequence MQRALGAIAFLALAIASLTVASARTWTDATGKFRMEAELVSANDSQVVLKTTDGRELTVPLAQLSRNDRVYLARIKAAGTDAPTEPTEPTGSDSATDSPNAIPMGTPGQNPAPGQSNEDANGPQYGEPVTLTIVKGVRITTPGGARGVTATFPIPATWPEQAVEELQTDHPASVQRAGTRDLPGGSQQIVLSIPLMKAGEVAEVANTYRVQRRPIEPPADTSRLQRPPRPVGELRQYLGASPGIQTANTRFRKTAEEIAAGEVEGWALVKKTFDWVRANMKYVGGELRGALWAAEHGQGDCEEYTSLFIALSRANGVPARAVWVPGHCYAEFYLEDASGRGWWFPCDALQENEPGRLRRTLPILQKGDSFEVPELRGKQRYLSESLTARDVGRGAPPQLEAILRNADAAP